One window from the genome of Haliaeetus albicilla chromosome 26, bHalAlb1.1, whole genome shotgun sequence encodes:
- the AGPAT2 gene encoding 1-acyl-sn-glycerol-3-phosphate acyltransferase beta isoform X2, producing MELGWLLWGAGVLLLLHVLMELSPAVNFALRIGFYCLLCVVGSALAAPVCLLVNGGRTVKNMRIIKTVVKTFKYFFGVRFEVKGLENFEMEGPAIIVSNHQSILDMMGLMEVLPDDCVQVGKKELMYAGTVGLIIYLGGVIFINRKSTTSAKMVMAEVAKTMAADKVPVIPVVYSSFTSFYNPKKNLFTSGKIKVEVLPAIETKGLTSGDVSDLTDRCFRTMRETLFRLSGCPSEAKDSS from the exons ATGGAGCTGGGGTGGTTGTTGTGGGGTGCgggggtgctgctgctgcttcacgTCCTGATGGAGCTCAGCCCCGCCGTCAACTTCGCGCTGCGCATCGGCTTCTACTGCCTGCTGTGCGTCGTCGGCTCGGCGCTGGCGGCGCCCGTCTGCCTCCTCGTCAACGGCGGCCGAACCGTCAAGAACATGAG aaTCATCAAAACTGTGGTCAAGACCTTCAAGTATTTCTTTGGCGTGAGGTTTGAGGTGAAGGGACTGGAGAACTTTGAGATGGAGGGCCCTGCTATCATTGTGTCCAACCACCAGAGCATCCTCGACATGATGG GGCTGATGGAGGTCCTGCCTGACGATTGTGTCCAGGTGGGCAAGAAGGAGCTGATGTATGCTGGAACTGTGGGGCTCATCATCTACCTCGGTGGTGTCATCTTCATCAACAGGAAGAGCACAACCAGCGCCAAGATGGTGATGGCAGAGGTGGCCAAGACTATGGCAGCTGACAAA GTTCCAGTGATCCCTGTGGTGTATTCCTCCTTCACAAGCTTCTATAACCCAAAGAAGAATCTATTTACATCAG GCAAAATCAAGGTTGAGGTTCTGCCTGCAATAGAGACCAAAGGCCTGACATCAGGTGATGTCTCTGACCTCACTGACAGATGCTTCCGCACCATGAGGGAGACCCTCTTCAGGCTGTCAGGCTGTCCAAGTGAGGCAAAGGACTCATCCTAG
- the EGFL7 gene encoding epidermal growth factor-like protein 7 — protein MRRIGCLLSGFLFILGVTSMDGFARAGRRVCAAAPQSRTAAYTESHVQPVYQPYLTTCQGHRLCSTYRTIYRVAYRQAYKQLPQPVASCCPGWSRANSHTLSCDRALCWVPCQNGGSCTFPGRCACPPGWTGRACQTDVDECAGQSHGCSQLCINTAGSYHCACRDGFRLTADDKVCQPLVPAPEPETFSQAGPPSEMKEEMKDLKSRVEALEQKLQLVLAPFHNLMPSAPEDVGTDPISRLSHSLQQLDRIDSLSEQISFLEERLETCSCKNEL, from the exons ATGCGCCGCATCGGCTGCCTCCTCTCGGGATTCCTCTTCATCCTCGGTGTGACCAGCATGGACGGCTTTGCCCGGGCAGG CCGCAGAGTCTGTGCCGCTGCGCCGCAGAGCCGGACGGCTGCCTACACCGAGTCCCACGTCCAGCCCGTCTACCAGCCCTACCTCACCACTTGCCAGGGCCACCGCCTCTGCAGCACCTACAG GACCATCTACAGGGTTGCCTACCGGCAGGCGTACAAGCAGCTGCCCCAGCCTGTGGCCTCGTGTTGTCCCGGCTGGAGCAGAGCTAACAGCCACACGCTCAGCTGTGACAGAG CTCTCTGCTGGGTGCCGTGCCAGAACGGTGGGAGCTGCACCTTCCCCGGCAGATGCGCCTGCCCGCCTGGCTGGACGGGGCGAGCCTGCCAGACAG ACGTGGATGAGTGTGCCGGCCAGAGCCACGGCTGCAGTCAGCTCTGCATCAACACGGCTGGGAGCTACCACTGTGCCTGCCGGGATGGCTTCAGACTCACTGCCGACGACAAGGTGTGCCAGCCCCTGGTGCCAGCGCCCGAGCCAGAAACCTTCAGCCAAGCAG GTCCCCCAAgtgaaatgaaggaagaaatgaaagacCTGAAGAGCAGAGTGGAAGCGCTGGAGCAG aaACTCCAGTTGGTGCTGGCCCCCTTCCACAACCTCATGCCATCTGCGCCAGAGGATGTTGGCACAGACCCCATCAGCCGGCTGTCCCACTCCCTCCAGCAACTGGACAGAATCGACTCCCTGAGCGAGCAGATCTCCTTCCTTGAGGAGCGACTGGAGACAT GTTCCTGCAAGAATGAACTCTAG
- the AGPAT2 gene encoding 1-acyl-sn-glycerol-3-phosphate acyltransferase beta isoform X1 has product MELGWLLWGAGVLLLLHVLMELSPAVNFALRIGFYCLLCVVGSALAAPVCLLVNGGRTVKNMRIIKTVVKTFKYFFGVRFEVKGLENFEMEGPAIIVSNHQSILDMMGLMEVLPDDCVQVGKKELMYAGTVGLIIYLGGVIFINRKSTTSAKMVMAEVAKTMAADKVKVWVYPEGTRNCTGDLLPFKKGAFHLAVQAQVPVIPVVYSSFTSFYNPKKNLFTSGKIKVEVLPAIETKGLTSGDVSDLTDRCFRTMRETLFRLSGCPSEAKDSS; this is encoded by the exons ATGGAGCTGGGGTGGTTGTTGTGGGGTGCgggggtgctgctgctgcttcacgTCCTGATGGAGCTCAGCCCCGCCGTCAACTTCGCGCTGCGCATCGGCTTCTACTGCCTGCTGTGCGTCGTCGGCTCGGCGCTGGCGGCGCCCGTCTGCCTCCTCGTCAACGGCGGCCGAACCGTCAAGAACATGAG aaTCATCAAAACTGTGGTCAAGACCTTCAAGTATTTCTTTGGCGTGAGGTTTGAGGTGAAGGGACTGGAGAACTTTGAGATGGAGGGCCCTGCTATCATTGTGTCCAACCACCAGAGCATCCTCGACATGATGG GGCTGATGGAGGTCCTGCCTGACGATTGTGTCCAGGTGGGCAAGAAGGAGCTGATGTATGCTGGAACTGTGGGGCTCATCATCTACCTCGGTGGTGTCATCTTCATCAACAGGAAGAGCACAACCAGCGCCAAGATGGTGATGGCAGAGGTGGCCAAGACTATGGCAGCTGACAAA GTGAAGGTGTGGGTGTACCCAGAGGGCACAAGgaactgcactggggatctgctGCCATTCAAGAAAGGAGCATTTCACCTGGCTGTCCAGGCACAG GTTCCAGTGATCCCTGTGGTGTATTCCTCCTTCACAAGCTTCTATAACCCAAAGAAGAATCTATTTACATCAG GCAAAATCAAGGTTGAGGTTCTGCCTGCAATAGAGACCAAAGGCCTGACATCAGGTGATGTCTCTGACCTCACTGACAGATGCTTCCGCACCATGAGGGAGACCCTCTTCAGGCTGTCAGGCTGTCCAAGTGAGGCAAAGGACTCATCCTAG